One Syntrophorhabdaceae bacterium genomic region harbors:
- a CDS encoding CoA-binding protein has protein sequence MTDEEKKELLNKVKVIAVVGISQNLNKPSNIVARYLKQEGYTIIPVNPNYNEVLGEKCYRSLVDIKERIDIVDIFMRSEKLMPIVEEAVKIKPQCIWLQLGIINESVKRLAEENNIKFVMDQCIKIEHTRLIKGFM, from the coding sequence ATGACAGATGAAGAAAAAAAAGAACTATTAAATAAGGTAAAGGTCATTGCCGTTGTTGGGATCTCACAAAACCTTAATAAACCAAGCAACATAGTGGCAAGGTATCTTAAACAGGAGGGTTACACCATTATACCTGTTAATCCAAATTATAATGAGGTGTTAGGAGAAAAATGTTATAGGTCTCTTGTCGATATAAAAGAACGTATTGATATAGTAGATATATTTATGAGATCAGAAAAACTCATGCCTATTGTAGAGGAGGCAGTGAAGATAAAGCCTCAATGCATATGGCTTCAGCTTGGTATAATCAATGAATCTGTAAAAAGGCTTGCGGAAGAGAACAATATAAAATTTGTCATGGATCAATGCATAAAAATAGAACACACAAGATTAATAAAAGGTTTCATGTAA
- a CDS encoding iron ABC transporter permease, producing MSEGNGIWRIGIIYIILLLLLVSAAIISLGYGRELRELINGFTETEGFGHVLRRIRIPRTILALLIGGSLSICGATLQSLLRNSLAEPYTLGISGGASLGITISVICSLDSRLSIFANPSMGFFGAMVSTAMVYILSKKRFFEPGSMVLFGIVISLVFSSVVFLLFSIMDPDRMHGIILWLMGDLSGMESGLIYFYIPAFLIPAFFLFFFSRELDVLSLGTEKAQYLGVSPQRMYKIFFILTSVLTGLCVSAAGIIGFVGLIVPHILRMIIHTGNRHMLTASYLAGAAFLLFSDVFSRYILYPVELPVGVVTGILGGITLLILLIKRK from the coding sequence ATGAGTGAAGGCAATGGGATATGGAGAATCGGCATTATCTATATTATCCTTTTACTCTTATTGGTAAGTGCAGCTATTATTTCCTTGGGATATGGAAGGGAATTGAGGGAATTAATCAATGGCTTCACGGAAACCGAAGGGTTTGGCCATGTCTTAAGAAGGATAAGGATTCCCAGGACCATTTTAGCCCTTCTGATTGGGGGTTCTTTGAGTATATGCGGGGCAACGCTCCAATCTCTATTAAGAAATAGCCTTGCAGAGCCATATACCCTTGGTATCTCAGGTGGCGCCTCTCTCGGTATAACCATCTCGGTGATATGTAGCTTAGATAGTAGACTTAGCATCTTTGCCAATCCATCTATGGGTTTTTTTGGTGCCATGGTCTCTACTGCCATGGTCTATATCCTATCAAAAAAAAGATTTTTTGAGCCCGGGTCAATGGTGCTCTTTGGCATTGTGATAAGCCTCGTCTTTTCATCTGTAGTTTTTTTGCTTTTTTCCATAATGGACCCGGACAGGATGCATGGGATTATCCTATGGCTTATGGGTGATCTATCAGGTATGGAAAGCGGGCTTATCTATTTTTATATCCCTGCCTTTTTAATCCCTGCATTCTTTTTGTTTTTTTTCAGCCGAGAACTTGATGTCCTTTCATTGGGGACAGAAAAGGCTCAATATCTTGGAGTAAGCCCCCAAAGGATGTATAAGATTTTTTTTATCCTCACATCGGTGCTTACAGGTCTTTGTGTAAGTGCTGCAGGCATTATAGGCTTTGTTGGGCTCATAGTCCCCCATATATTAAGGATGATTATCCATACAGGAAACAGACACATGTTGACTGCATCCTATCTGGCAGGCGCAGCATTTCTTTTATTCTCAGATGTGTTCTCTCGCTATATACTCTATCCTGTGGAATTGCCTGTTGGCGTGGTAACTGGCATATTGGGGGGTATAACCTTATTGATTTTGCTCATTAAAAGAAAATGA
- a CDS encoding ABC transporter ATP-binding protein: MKNLAILSIQDVSFSYGRHEVIHNLSLDIEKCEFVGIIGPNGSGKSTLLKISAGFFKPDKGNVLFLGKDLRSYNVKDLAKDIATMPQSMDVFFPYSVEDFIYIGRYPHTDSIFFKKKTDDDFIRYIMETIDIGHLTGRRITDLSEGERQMVFLGQCIAQDPALMLLDEPVSHFDIRYQIKTLDILKDLNKDGLTIVVVLHDLNLASEFCSRIVLVSDGRIYRQGTPDEVLTYKNIEDVYKTVVVVKENPISGKPFIIPISSRYLKNLP; this comes from the coding sequence ATGAAGAATCTCGCCATTCTCTCCATCCAAGATGTTTCATTTTCTTATGGCAGGCATGAGGTCATACATAATTTAAGTCTTGATATAGAGAAGTGTGAATTTGTAGGAATTATAGGTCCAAATGGGTCTGGAAAGAGCACTTTATTGAAGATCTCTGCTGGTTTTTTCAAGCCTGATAAAGGAAATGTACTTTTTTTAGGAAAAGATTTGAGAAGTTATAATGTAAAAGACCTGGCAAAGGATATAGCAACCATGCCCCAATCAATGGATGTATTTTTTCCATACAGCGTTGAGGACTTTATATATATTGGCAGATATCCCCATACAGACAGTATATTCTTTAAAAAGAAGACGGATGATGATTTTATAAGGTATATTATGGAGACAATAGATATAGGGCATCTCACGGGCAGAAGGATCACAGACCTATCCGAAGGCGAAAGACAAATGGTCTTTCTTGGTCAGTGTATTGCCCAGGACCCAGCGCTTATGCTACTCGACGAACCCGTAAGTCATTTTGATATAAGATATCAGATAAAGACACTGGATATACTAAAAGACCTGAACAAGGATGGGTTGACGATAGTTGTTGTGCTTCACGACCTTAACCTTGCCTCTGAGTTTTGTTCAAGGATTGTGTTGGTATCTGACGGAAGGATTTACAGACAAGGGACACCCGATGAAGTCCTTACATACAAAAATATTGAAGATGTATATAAAACAGTGGTGGTAGTCAAAGAAAACCCCATATCAGGTAAACCTTTTATTATCCCCATTTCCAGCAGATATTTAAAAAATCTGCCATAA
- a CDS encoding class I SAM-dependent methyltransferase, whose amino-acid sequence MDKIVKSYSDYEFHRMVGELIKKYSKNKIDIRDEVKKLVDFSHYRSLLDLGCGYGWFLEPLPATFEIIVGIDCNHENESQFLNIARNKSRKAHFKNLFLPAHIDIPSGYFDMIASAYSLYFFPDALPEIKRLIAPQGVFIAITHSKSMLIEGEKFFNFDNLRKVIESFSAENGYDILKNYFNHIDYIDYPNELVFTDRDIHALSQYIDFKRAFIERDVDPELVKEKMIKELKDKKILRFNKNDRIFLARQ is encoded by the coding sequence ATGGACAAAATTGTAAAGAGCTATTCAGACTATGAATTCCATAGAATGGTTGGTGAACTGATAAAGAAATACTCAAAAAACAAGATAGATATCAGGGATGAGGTTAAAAAACTTGTTGATTTTTCTCATTACCGAAGTCTCCTTGACCTTGGGTGCGGTTATGGATGGTTTTTAGAACCCCTGCCCGCTACTTTTGAGATTATCGTAGGTATAGATTGTAATCATGAGAATGAGTCCCAATTTCTAAATATTGCCCGAAATAAATCAAGGAAGGCCCATTTTAAAAATTTATTCCTTCCTGCCCATATAGATATACCCTCAGGATATTTTGATATGATAGCCTCTGCATATTCCCTTTATTTTTTTCCAGATGCGCTCCCTGAGATTAAAAGACTCATAGCTCCCCAGGGTGTTTTTATTGCCATTACCCACAGCAAGTCCATGCTTATAGAGGGTGAAAAATTCTTTAATTTTGACAATCTGAGAAAGGTTATAGAGAGCTTTTCTGCTGAGAACGGTTACGATATTCTGAAAAACTATTTCAATCACATAGATTATATTGATTACCCCAACGAACTCGTCTTCACCGACAGAGACATCCATGCCCTATCCCAGTATATTGATTTCAAGAGGGCTTTTATAGAAAGGGATGTTGACCCTGAGTTGGTAAAAGAAAAGATGATAAAGGAACTGAAAGATAAAAAAATATTGAGGTTTAATAAAAACGATAGGATATTTTTAGCAAGACAATGA
- a CDS encoding NUDIX hydrolase — translation MKTKTYCYFCGGELKEDFLEGRHRQVCCICNRIHYENPLPVASVILPNQKREVLLVKRAHEPYKGMWCFPIGFAEVGESIEDAALRELKEETGVEGKIIQLVDVSSHINPVYGELLIVTFEAEKIGGIEAPGDDASDCRYFPVTSLPELAFDSQEKAIKTYRSLKKDLWKIQDSLVKFFEGAKQDRVSYSVELLSDELVNAVQSNSKKIIELWINDISTNPSTKSYHNFDKEELYSRANYIIGQINAWLKGIKGEVEFKSFYNDLGRTRKRDKIPLEELISSVSLLKKHIWMFTYSYGVWEKMVDIYRMFELGERLVYFFDKATYYMVMGYNQQE, via the coding sequence ATGAAGACAAAGACATACTGTTATTTTTGCGGTGGTGAACTGAAGGAAGATTTTCTTGAGGGAAGACATAGACAGGTATGCTGCATCTGCAACAGGATCCATTATGAAAACCCCCTGCCTGTTGCCTCTGTAATTTTGCCCAACCAAAAAAGGGAGGTTCTTCTTGTAAAAAGGGCACACGAACCATACAAGGGTATGTGGTGTTTTCCTATTGGCTTTGCCGAGGTAGGAGAAAGCATAGAAGATGCTGCCCTGAGGGAACTAAAGGAAGAGACAGGTGTTGAAGGAAAGATAATACAGCTTGTAGATGTAAGCTCGCATATAAACCCTGTTTATGGTGAGTTGTTGATCGTTACATTTGAGGCAGAAAAGATAGGCGGTATTGAGGCACCTGGTGATGATGCATCTGATTGCCGATATTTCCCTGTTACAAGTCTCCCGGAACTTGCCTTTGATTCCCAGGAAAAGGCCATAAAAACATACAGGAGTCTAAAAAAAGACCTTTGGAAGATACAGGACTCTCTGGTTAAATTCTTTGAGGGGGCAAAACAGGATAGGGTAAGCTATTCAGTGGAACTGTTATCTGATGAACTGGTAAATGCCGTCCAGAGCAACTCAAAGAAGATTATAGAGCTATGGATTAATGATATTTCTACAAATCCATCTACAAAATCATACCACAATTTTGACAAAGAAGAATTATATTCAAGGGCGAACTATATTATAGGGCAAATCAATGCATGGCTAAAAGGTATAAAAGGGGAAGTAGAATTTAAATCCTTTTATAATGACCTGGGGAGGACGAGAAAAAGGGATAAGATACCCTTAGAGGAATTGATAAGCTCTGTGAGTCTACTGAAAAAGCACATATGGATGTTTACTTATTCTTATGGCGTATGGGAGAAGATGGTGGATATATACAGGATGTTTGAATTAGGTGAAAGGCTTGTATATTTCTTCGACAAAGCCACCTATTATATGGTAATGGGATACAATCAGCAGGAATAG